One window of the Conexibacter sp. SYSU D00693 genome contains the following:
- a CDS encoding ATP-binding protein has translation MGPARRPPLALGVLAASAAVAVTTGLLFPLREVAPVISLGVVYLLGVLGVAAVWGAGLGVATAVASALAFNLFHIEPTGRLTIAQTENWVALGVFLVTAVVAGSLAQAARSRALEAEEGRRAADLSAELARVLLSADDLEAALAPAAQRIAAAFGLDSAAVVREAPAADPRRVALPVEGHGWLVVPAAAPGAVRERLARAVVPTLAALLDAGDARARLLHEVVETRALRRSEDIKTTLLRTVSHDLRTPLTAIAASAEALASPALAEDERRELAQGAADQARGLSALVDDLLDLSRLEAGRAEPRRQWLALDEVLDAAADGLPRERLELRLGDDLPLLHADPVQLGRAFHNLLDNAVRHSGGQPVTVRAQPVGAKLVVRVTDRGPGVPEAEHERIFQPFYRADHDRPRSAGSGLGLAIVRGFVESNGGTVHVESHPGAGASFVVKLPLVEGAR, from the coding sequence GTGGGGCCTGCTCGCCGTCCTCCGCTCGCGCTCGGCGTCCTCGCCGCGTCGGCCGCCGTCGCGGTGACGACCGGCCTGCTCTTCCCGCTGCGCGAGGTCGCGCCGGTGATCTCGCTGGGCGTCGTCTACCTGCTCGGCGTCCTGGGGGTCGCCGCGGTGTGGGGCGCGGGGCTCGGCGTCGCCACGGCGGTCGCCTCGGCGTTGGCGTTCAACCTCTTCCACATCGAGCCGACGGGCCGGCTGACGATCGCCCAGACCGAGAACTGGGTGGCGCTCGGGGTGTTCCTCGTCACCGCGGTCGTGGCCGGGTCGCTGGCGCAGGCGGCGCGGTCCCGGGCGCTCGAGGCCGAGGAGGGCCGGCGGGCGGCGGACCTCTCGGCCGAGCTCGCGCGCGTGCTGCTCAGCGCCGACGACCTCGAGGCGGCGCTGGCGCCGGCCGCGCAGCGGATCGCCGCCGCGTTCGGGCTCGACAGCGCGGCGGTCGTCCGCGAGGCCCCGGCCGCCGACCCCCGGCGGGTGGCGCTCCCGGTCGAAGGCCACGGCTGGCTGGTCGTCCCCGCCGCCGCACCGGGGGCGGTGCGCGAGCGGCTGGCCCGCGCCGTCGTCCCGACGCTGGCGGCGCTGCTGGACGCCGGCGACGCGCGGGCGCGCCTGCTGCACGAGGTGGTGGAGACGCGCGCGCTGCGCCGCAGCGAGGACATCAAGACGACGCTGCTGCGCACGGTCAGCCACGACCTGCGCACGCCCCTGACCGCGATCGCGGCGTCGGCCGAGGCGCTGGCGTCGCCGGCGCTCGCCGAGGACGAGCGGCGCGAGCTCGCCCAGGGCGCGGCCGACCAGGCGCGCGGGCTGTCGGCGCTCGTCGACGACCTCCTGGACCTGTCGCGGCTGGAGGCGGGCCGCGCCGAGCCGCGGCGCCAGTGGCTCGCGCTGGACGAGGTGCTCGACGCCGCCGCCGACGGCCTGCCCCGCGAACGCCTCGAGCTGCGCCTGGGCGACGACCTGCCGCTGCTGCACGCCGACCCGGTGCAGCTCGGCCGGGCGTTCCACAACCTGCTCGACAACGCGGTGCGCCACTCCGGCGGCCAGCCCGTGACCGTGCGCGCGCAGCCGGTGGGGGCCAAGCTCGTGGTCCGGGTGACCGACCGCGGCCCCGGCGTCCCCGAGGCCGAGCACGAGCGGATCTTCCAGCCGTTCTACCGGGCCGACCACGACCGGCCCCGCTCGGCGGGCTCGGGCCTCGGGCTGGCGATCGTCCGCGGCTTCGTCGAGTCCAACGGCGGGACCGTGCACGTCGAGAGCCACCCCGGCGCAGGGGCGTCGTTCGTCGTCAAGCTGCCGCTCGTGGAGGGCGCACGGTGA
- a CDS encoding sensor histidine kinase, translating to MQRAPSTTAAVLRFLAGSLAAIAVVVVGSSFVLREVATDEAERDTRQQVQLEGRLVESAGLTDGVLRGDARALRRLDDVVVGQVLVGPVVRAKLWTRDGRVLYSDEPRLVGRRFELGDEEAELFKTGGADAELSDLSQPENRFERQEGELLEAHTVIRTPSGTPVLFETYQRFSSITDDRSRLLGAIAPPLLGGLAILLLFQVPLALGLARRVRRGHAEREALLRAAIDASDAERRRIAADLHDGAVQDLAGVAFGLAPLADDARRRGDEDAARVLDQAAGDLRGGVRALRTLLVEIHPPSLASTGVEPALDDLLSPLAAAGVATELHVDDAAVAPGAHDALVYRVAREALRNVERHAQATSVRVDVTRDGRGTTRLVVHDDGQGFDAGQRARRGEEGHVGLTLLDGLVGQAGGTLDVASQPGAGTTITLEVGGA from the coding sequence ATGCAGCGCGCGCCGAGCACCACCGCCGCGGTCCTGCGCTTCCTCGCCGGGAGCCTCGCGGCGATCGCGGTCGTGGTCGTCGGCTCGTCCTTCGTGCTGCGCGAGGTCGCCACGGACGAGGCCGAGCGCGACACGCGCCAGCAGGTGCAGCTGGAGGGACGGCTCGTGGAGTCGGCCGGGCTGACCGACGGCGTGCTGCGCGGGGACGCACGAGCGCTGCGCCGCCTCGACGACGTCGTGGTCGGGCAGGTGCTCGTCGGGCCGGTCGTGCGCGCGAAGCTGTGGACGCGCGACGGGCGGGTCCTGTACTCCGACGAGCCCCGGCTCGTCGGCCGGCGCTTCGAGCTGGGCGACGAGGAGGCCGAGCTGTTCAAGACGGGCGGCGCGGACGCCGAGCTCAGCGACCTCTCCCAGCCCGAGAACCGCTTCGAGCGCCAGGAGGGCGAGCTGCTGGAGGCCCACACCGTCATCCGCACGCCCTCGGGGACGCCGGTGCTGTTCGAGACCTACCAGCGCTTCTCGTCGATCACCGACGACCGGTCGCGGCTGCTCGGCGCGATCGCACCGCCGCTCCTGGGCGGCCTCGCGATCCTGCTGCTGTTCCAGGTGCCGCTGGCACTCGGCCTGGCGCGGCGCGTGCGCCGCGGGCATGCCGAGCGCGAGGCGCTGCTGCGCGCGGCCATCGACGCCTCGGACGCCGAGCGCCGGCGCATCGCGGCCGACCTGCACGACGGGGCGGTGCAGGACCTGGCGGGCGTCGCGTTCGGCCTCGCGCCGCTCGCCGACGACGCTCGCCGGCGCGGCGACGAGGACGCCGCGCGCGTGCTCGACCAGGCGGCGGGCGACCTGCGCGGCGGCGTGCGCGCGCTGCGCACGCTCCTGGTGGAGATCCACCCGCCGAGCCTGGCGAGCACGGGCGTCGAGCCGGCGCTCGACGACCTGCTCAGCCCGCTGGCGGCGGCCGGTGTGGCGACCGAGCTGCACGTCGACGACGCCGCCGTGGCGCCCGGGGCGCACGACGCGCTGGTCTACCGCGTCGCCCGCGAGGCCCTGCGCAACGTCGAGCGCCACGCGCAGGCCACGTCGGTCCGGGTGGACGTGACGCGCGACGGGCGGGGAACCACCCGCCTCGTGGTCCACGACGACGGCCAGGGCTTCGACGCCGGCCAGCGTGCGCGGCGCGGGGAGGAGGGCCACGTCGGCCTGACGCTCCTCGACGGGCTGGTCGGTCAGGCGGGCGGGACCCTCGACGTCGCCTCGCAGCCGGGCGCCGGCACGACGATCACCCTGGAGGTCGGCGGCGCGTGA
- the kdpA gene encoding potassium-transporting ATPase subunit KdpA translates to MSAAGIAQVVLFVALLVAITPPLGGYMAAVYTGRRTFLTPVVGPLERGLLRLLGARADEEQGWKAYARSLLVFSALSWTALYVLLRLQSGMGGAAPADATFNTVSSFVTNTNWQFYAGETTMTNVSQMVGLAVQNFLSAAAGMAVAVAFIRAIAARSGRTVGAFHVDLVRGLVHVLLPLSVLLALLFASQGVVQTLASTHDGMAVGPVASQEAIKLLGTNGGGFFNVNSAHPFENPNGFTNVVQLLAILAIPAALTATFGRMVGSRRQGWAIFAAMTVLFLAGVAIVYAAEAGGSPAQHLAGIAGGNMEGKETRFGIGGSSLYAVVTTVASCGAVNAAMESLTGIGAAVPLANMMTGEVVFGGVGSGLYGMLLFVLLAVFLAGLMVGRTPEYLGKKLEAREIRLVAIGTLAVPLLVLVATAVAIRSGYGDPSILNGGPQGFAETLYAYVSQGNNNGSAFAGYTGFVQPDGSNAGAFGITFADLLGGLAMLLGRFGPMVAVLAVAGALAGKKVAPVGPGTFRTDTGTFVALLIGAVLLVALLTFVPALLLGPVVQGLTDQLF, encoded by the coding sequence GTGAGCGCCGCGGGGATCGCCCAGGTCGTGCTCTTCGTCGCGCTCCTGGTCGCCATCACGCCGCCGCTCGGCGGCTACATGGCCGCGGTCTACACCGGCCGGCGCACCTTCCTGACGCCGGTCGTCGGCCCGCTCGAGCGCGGCCTGCTGCGGCTCCTCGGCGCGCGCGCCGACGAGGAGCAGGGCTGGAAGGCCTACGCCCGCAGCCTGCTGGTCTTCAGCGCCCTGTCGTGGACCGCGCTCTACGTCCTGCTGCGGCTGCAGTCCGGCATGGGCGGCGCCGCGCCGGCCGACGCGACGTTCAACACCGTCTCGTCGTTCGTCACGAACACGAACTGGCAGTTCTACGCCGGCGAGACGACGATGACCAACGTCAGCCAGATGGTCGGGCTGGCGGTGCAGAACTTCCTCAGCGCCGCGGCCGGCATGGCCGTCGCCGTCGCGTTCATCCGCGCCATCGCGGCCCGCAGCGGACGCACCGTCGGCGCGTTCCACGTCGACCTCGTCCGCGGCCTGGTCCACGTCCTGCTGCCGCTGAGCGTCCTGCTCGCGCTGCTCTTCGCCTCGCAGGGCGTCGTCCAGACGCTCGCCTCCACGCACGACGGCATGGCGGTCGGCCCCGTCGCCTCGCAGGAGGCGATCAAGCTGCTGGGCACCAACGGCGGCGGCTTCTTCAACGTCAACTCCGCCCACCCGTTCGAGAACCCCAACGGCTTCACGAACGTCGTGCAGCTGCTGGCGATCCTCGCCATCCCCGCGGCGCTCACCGCGACGTTCGGCCGGATGGTCGGCTCGCGCCGTCAGGGGTGGGCGATCTTCGCCGCGATGACGGTCCTGTTCCTCGCCGGGGTCGCGATCGTCTACGCCGCGGAGGCCGGCGGCTCGCCCGCGCAGCACCTCGCGGGGATCGCCGGCGGCAACATGGAGGGCAAGGAGACGCGCTTCGGCATCGGCGGCTCCTCGCTGTACGCCGTCGTCACCACCGTCGCCTCGTGCGGCGCGGTGAACGCGGCGATGGAGTCGCTGACCGGCATCGGCGCGGCGGTCCCGCTGGCGAACATGATGACCGGCGAGGTCGTCTTCGGCGGGGTCGGCTCCGGGCTCTACGGGATGCTGCTCTTCGTCCTGCTGGCGGTCTTCCTCGCCGGCCTGATGGTGGGCCGCACGCCCGAGTACCTGGGCAAGAAGCTCGAGGCGCGCGAGATCCGGCTCGTCGCGATCGGAACCCTCGCGGTGCCGCTGCTCGTGCTCGTCGCGACCGCGGTCGCGATCCGCTCGGGGTACGGCGACCCGTCGATCCTCAACGGCGGCCCGCAGGGCTTCGCCGAGACGCTGTACGCCTACGTCTCGCAGGGCAACAACAACGGCTCGGCGTTCGCGGGCTACACCGGGTTCGTCCAGCCCGACGGCTCGAACGCCGGCGCCTTCGGCATCACCTTCGCCGACCTGCTCGGCGGGCTGGCGATGCTCCTCGGGCGCTTCGGGCCGATGGTCGCCGTGCTGGCCGTCGCGGGCGCGCTCGCGGGCAAGAAGGTCGCGCCCGTCGGCCCCGGGACGTTCCGCACGGACACGGGGACGTTCGTCGCCCTGCTCATCGGCGCGGTCCTGCTCGTCGCGCTCCTGACCTTCGTCCCGGCCCTGCTCCTCGGACCCGTGGTCCAGGGCCTCACCGACCAGCTCTTCTAG
- a CDS encoding ABC transporter ATP-binding protein — protein sequence MLRSHRRGTALGASLLGAHQALEALVPVVVGAAIDGAVARGDAGALARWIVLLVVLFGFLSQAYRFGAIIAMRTAERAAHDLRQRLTARVVDPRGGGEGGRLPGELLSIATADVDAAAGIVRACAWGAGVVVALGAGAAVLLLTSPTLALVVLVGLPVVVWLGSRLAALLERHAAGQQEAAADAAGVATDLVEGLRVLQGIGGAPAGSARYREASRSSLRATLTAARAEAAFEGSAVLVSGIALAAVALVGGRMAAQGDLTLGELVAAVGITQFLVGPLQRMAAMTALAVRAQASADRLAEALAAAPAVGGPDAPAAAPSGSAALRLRAVRGRSLRGMDLDVAAGSTVALVVDARPAADELLDVLGREVELEGGSVEVGGVALAALDPAAARAAVLVAPHDGALLGRSVRDEVEALAGGDAEAVARAMDAAALDDVAAALPDGLDTALEDGGRALSGGQRQRVGLARVLAAPAPVLVLDEPTTALDAATEARVASALVGARGGGTTLLVTDSPALLAAADEVVVVRGGVVAARGTHAELLARDAGYREAVLR from the coding sequence GTGCTGCGCTCGCACCGGCGGGGCACCGCGCTCGGAGCCTCGCTGCTGGGCGCCCACCAGGCCCTCGAGGCGCTCGTGCCGGTGGTCGTGGGCGCGGCGATCGACGGCGCGGTGGCGCGCGGCGACGCCGGGGCGCTGGCACGGTGGATCGTCCTGCTGGTCGTCCTCTTCGGCTTCCTCTCGCAGGCCTACCGCTTCGGCGCGATCATCGCCATGCGCACCGCCGAGCGCGCGGCGCACGACCTGCGCCAGCGGTTGACCGCGCGCGTCGTCGACCCGCGCGGCGGCGGCGAGGGCGGACGGCTGCCCGGCGAGCTGCTCAGCATCGCGACGGCCGACGTCGACGCCGCCGCCGGCATCGTCCGGGCGTGCGCCTGGGGCGCGGGCGTCGTCGTCGCGCTCGGCGCGGGCGCGGCGGTCCTGCTCCTCACCTCGCCGACGCTCGCTCTCGTCGTGCTGGTCGGGCTCCCGGTCGTCGTCTGGCTGGGCAGTCGCCTCGCGGCGCTGCTCGAGCGCCACGCCGCCGGCCAGCAGGAGGCGGCGGCCGACGCCGCCGGCGTCGCCACCGACCTCGTGGAGGGGCTGCGCGTCCTGCAGGGCATCGGCGGCGCCCCGGCCGGCAGCGCGCGCTACCGGGAGGCGAGCCGCTCCTCGCTGCGCGCGACCCTCACGGCGGCGCGCGCCGAGGCGGCCTTCGAGGGCAGCGCGGTGCTCGTCAGCGGCATCGCGCTGGCCGCGGTCGCGCTCGTCGGCGGGCGGATGGCCGCGCAGGGCGACCTGACGCTGGGCGAGCTCGTGGCAGCGGTCGGCATCACGCAGTTCCTCGTCGGGCCGCTGCAGCGGATGGCGGCGATGACCGCGCTGGCCGTGCGTGCGCAGGCATCGGCCGACCGGCTCGCGGAGGCGCTGGCCGCGGCGCCGGCGGTCGGCGGGCCGGACGCGCCGGCGGCCGCGCCCAGCGGGTCCGCGGCGCTGCGCCTGCGCGCGGTGCGCGGGCGGTCGCTGCGCGGGATGGACCTCGACGTGGCCGCCGGGTCGACCGTCGCGCTGGTGGTCGACGCACGGCCCGCGGCCGACGAGCTGCTCGACGTCCTGGGGCGGGAGGTCGAGCTCGAGGGCGGGTCGGTGGAGGTGGGCGGTGTGGCCCTGGCGGCGCTCGACCCGGCCGCCGCGCGCGCGGCGGTGCTCGTCGCGCCCCACGACGGCGCACTGCTCGGGCGCAGCGTCCGCGACGAGGTCGAGGCCCTCGCGGGCGGCGACGCGGAGGCCGTGGCCCGGGCGATGGACGCCGCGGCGCTGGACGACGTCGCGGCTGCGCTCCCCGACGGCCTCGACACGGCGCTCGAGGACGGCGGGCGCGCGCTGTCGGGCGGCCAGCGCCAGCGCGTCGGCCTGGCCCGCGTGCTCGCGGCGCCCGCCCCGGTGCTCGTGCTCGACGAGCCGACGACGGCGCTCGACGCGGCGACGGAGGCGCGTGTCGCGTCAGCCCTCGTGGGGGCGCGGGGCGGCGGCACGACCCTCCTCGTCACCGACAGCCCGGCGCTGCTCGCCGCGGCCGACGAGGTCGTCGTCGTGCGCGGCGGCGTCGTGGCGGCGCGCGGCACGCACGCCGAGCTCCTCGCGCGTGACGCGGGCTACCGCGAGGCGGTGCTGCGATGA
- a CDS encoding SPFH domain-containing protein has product MSPSIPSRPSAGPGGFIALGAVLLLGLVVVISVGAFVFSIKGTDAGTVCVVREGGPFDGRDVKEIRQPGEGPKPIGPFNKQDCLPTTERDSTDVIEADPTFPTRDSVQVVADGQALFSLTTDPAKVEAFYRKYGRRRWGGDEISSDSGWLNFLRQRFAPVVLDAQRQVIGEYDCTALNNLCQYVQNPRAAAREGEAKRVDNTQNLSEAQAKIASTLKEKLRAAFGDDYFENVRYQNLRIRFETEVQRRITEAQSLRTQAANAELDAQRKQAEARGEAQRRVEEATGQRRAAFQQAQAYRLNPNQRVIDRIRAFCGNDGCDPQVIGGDIGDVISSLSQQAAGGR; this is encoded by the coding sequence GTGAGCCCCAGCATCCCGTCGCGGCCGTCCGCCGGCCCCGGAGGCTTCATCGCCCTCGGCGCCGTGCTCCTGCTCGGCCTCGTCGTCGTCATCAGCGTCGGCGCGTTCGTCTTCTCGATCAAGGGGACCGACGCGGGCACGGTCTGCGTCGTGCGCGAGGGCGGGCCGTTCGACGGGCGCGACGTGAAGGAGATCCGGCAGCCGGGGGAGGGGCCCAAGCCGATCGGGCCGTTCAACAAGCAGGACTGCCTGCCGACGACCGAGCGCGACTCCACCGACGTCATCGAGGCCGACCCGACGTTCCCGACGCGCGACTCCGTCCAGGTCGTCGCCGACGGCCAGGCGCTGTTCTCGCTCACGACCGACCCGGCCAAGGTCGAGGCCTTCTACCGCAAGTACGGGCGGCGCCGGTGGGGCGGCGACGAGATCTCCAGCGACTCGGGGTGGCTGAACTTCCTGCGCCAGCGCTTCGCGCCCGTGGTCCTCGACGCGCAGCGCCAGGTCATCGGCGAGTACGACTGCACGGCGCTCAACAACCTCTGCCAGTACGTGCAGAACCCGCGGGCGGCCGCGCGCGAGGGCGAGGCCAAGCGCGTCGACAACACCCAGAACCTCTCCGAGGCCCAGGCGAAGATCGCCTCGACGCTCAAGGAGAAGCTGCGCGCCGCGTTCGGCGACGACTACTTCGAGAACGTGCGCTACCAGAACCTGCGCATCCGCTTCGAGACCGAGGTCCAGCGGCGGATCACCGAGGCGCAGTCGCTGCGCACCCAGGCGGCCAACGCCGAGCTCGACGCGCAGCGCAAGCAGGCCGAGGCGCGCGGCGAGGCGCAGCGGCGCGTCGAGGAGGCGACCGGCCAGCGCCGGGCGGCGTTCCAGCAGGCCCAGGCCTACCGCCTCAACCCCAACCAGCGGGTCATCGACCGCATCCGCGCCTTCTGCGGCAACGACGGCTGCGACCCGCAGGTCATCGGCGGCGACATCGGCGACGTCATCTCGTCGCTGTCGCAGCAGGCCGCCGGCGGGCGATGA
- a CDS encoding response regulator, with product MTTVLVCDDEPQILRALRVVLREAGFEVVLAETAQEALDRASTRPPDAAILDLVLPDGTGVDVCRELRRWSEMPILVLSAVGDEEAKVEALEAGADDYVTKPFGARELVARLQAALRRVPGDPGQARVEAGELVVDVAARRITRSGEEVHLTPIEYDLLLELVRHRGRLLTHRTLLTEVWGPGYADDVPVLRTHLANLRRKIGAHHIRTDPGVGYRFAD from the coding sequence GTGACGACGGTCCTCGTCTGCGACGACGAGCCCCAGATCCTGCGCGCGCTGCGCGTCGTCCTGCGCGAGGCGGGCTTCGAGGTCGTGCTCGCGGAGACCGCGCAGGAGGCACTGGACCGCGCGTCGACGCGGCCGCCGGACGCGGCCATCCTCGACCTCGTCCTGCCCGACGGCACGGGGGTGGACGTCTGCCGCGAGCTGCGCCGCTGGAGCGAGATGCCGATCCTCGTGCTCAGCGCGGTCGGCGACGAGGAGGCCAAGGTCGAGGCGCTGGAGGCCGGCGCCGACGACTACGTCACCAAGCCCTTCGGGGCGCGCGAGCTCGTCGCCCGCCTCCAGGCGGCGCTGCGGCGGGTTCCCGGCGACCCGGGGCAGGCACGGGTCGAGGCCGGCGAGCTCGTGGTCGACGTCGCGGCGCGGCGCATCACGCGCTCGGGCGAGGAGGTCCACCTCACGCCCATCGAGTACGACCTGCTGCTCGAGCTCGTCCGCCACCGCGGGCGCCTGCTGACCCACCGCACCCTGCTGACCGAGGTGTGGGGGCCGGGCTACGCCGACGACGTGCCGGTCCTGCGCACGCACCTCGCGAACCTGCGGCGCAAGATCGGCGCGCACCACATCCGGACCGACCCGGGGGTCGGCTACCGCTTCGCCGACTGA
- a CDS encoding metalloregulator ArsR/SmtB family transcription factor: MTGETGDLLRLDLPRAEEVRASLPERDEVDAMAAAAKALGDPTRLAVALALREGGQLCGLDLGWVVGVSQQLVSHHVRLLRTAGLARSERDGKLVLYELTPDGRTLVDTVRDRRAA, translated from the coding sequence ATGACCGGCGAGACGGGCGACCTGCTCCGCCTTGACCTCCCGAGGGCGGAGGAGGTGCGCGCGTCGCTGCCGGAGCGGGACGAGGTCGATGCGATGGCGGCGGCGGCCAAGGCGCTCGGGGACCCGACGCGGCTGGCCGTCGCCCTCGCCCTGCGCGAGGGCGGCCAGCTCTGCGGCCTCGACCTCGGCTGGGTCGTCGGCGTCAGCCAGCAGCTCGTCTCCCACCACGTCCGCCTCCTGCGCACCGCCGGCCTCGCCCGCTCCGAGCGCGACGGCAAGCTCGTCCTCTACGAGCTCACGCCGGACGGCCGGACGCTGGTCGACACGGTCCGCGACCGCCGGGCCGCGTAG
- a CDS encoding DNA polymerase beta superfamily protein, translating into MEERSINTKEPDTDLARSIALDGLVLRGLVGSTVHGLSNPGTDDRDEMGVCLEPATHVVGLRRFDHYVSRTQPEGTPSGPGDLDLTVYGLRKFCRLALKGSPTVLLLLFVEGEHLLHADDVGRELQALAPAFLSQRTAHAFRGYVDAQRRGLVGERHATRTRELSAAHGYDTKYAMHALRIGLQGIELLATGRITLPMPEPHRGRLRAVRAGDVPLDDVLAELDAVTAQLEEATTAGDLPPQGDLRRVDEFLVDAHLTAWRR; encoded by the coding sequence ATGGAGGAGCGCTCGATCAACACCAAGGAGCCCGACACGGACCTCGCCCGCTCGATCGCCCTCGACGGCCTGGTCCTCCGCGGGCTGGTCGGCTCGACGGTCCACGGCCTGTCGAACCCGGGGACGGACGACCGCGACGAGATGGGCGTCTGCCTCGAGCCTGCGACGCACGTCGTCGGCCTGCGGCGCTTCGACCACTACGTCTCGCGCACGCAGCCCGAGGGCACGCCGTCCGGTCCGGGCGACCTCGACCTCACCGTGTACGGCCTGCGCAAGTTCTGCCGGTTGGCGCTCAAGGGCAGCCCGACCGTGCTGCTGCTGCTCTTCGTCGAGGGCGAGCACCTGCTCCACGCCGACGACGTGGGCCGTGAGCTGCAGGCGCTGGCGCCGGCCTTCCTCTCCCAGCGCACGGCGCACGCGTTCCGCGGCTACGTCGACGCCCAGCGCCGCGGGCTTGTCGGCGAGCGCCACGCCACCCGCACCCGCGAGCTGTCCGCCGCCCACGGCTACGACACGAAGTACGCGATGCACGCCCTGCGCATCGGCCTCCAGGGCATCGAGCTGCTGGCCACCGGACGGATCACGCTGCCCATGCCCGAGCCTCACCGCGGCCGGCTGCGCGCGGTGCGCGCCGGCGACGTCCCGCTCGACGACGTCCTCGCCGAGCTCGACGCGGTGACCGCGCAGCTCGAGGAGGCAACGACCGCCGGAGACCTCCCGCCCCAGGGCGACCTCCGCCGCGTCGACGAGTTCCTGGTCGACGCGCACCTCACCGCCTGGCGTCGCTAG
- a CDS encoding ABC transporter ATP-binding protein yields the protein MSLLPTADRGAVVAEVRALVAPRRGPAAVALLTLLLAAAAGLAVPLLLGEVVDRVTDGDGPGAVTTPVVLLAGAAVAQAVLTGVGMVLVARVTQPMLAALRERVVDRVLRLPADRVERAGRGDLLSRVGDDVGVVSQAVVEALPPLAGAGLSVVLTFGGLLAIDPRLGLAAMLAVPVQVAAVRWYVPRATPVYGDERVVSGARAQTLLEVVAGARTVRALGLSRGELARVEQRSLAGVDAVVRSMRVGTSFGSRLNGAELVGTAAVLVAGFLLVDAEALSVGGATAGALLFIRTFDQFNVVLGAIDEAQRAIAGLSRLVGVTLVPVPSEPVDPPAPRGAAVRLRGVRHQYADDAPEVLHGVDLDVAAGERVALVGLSGAGKTTLAKVVAGFHAPTAGTVQVGGVALADLGPTATRHAVALVTQEVHVFAGTLADDLRLAAPAADTAALEAALEQAGALDWARALPDGLDTVVGTGGVALTPAQAQQVALARLALADPPVAVLDEATAEAGSAGARVLEAAADRVLAGRTALVVAHRLTQAARADRVVVLEAGRVVEDGPHDALVATGGRYADLWAAWSAARG from the coding sequence ATGAGCCTGCTGCCCACCGCCGACCGTGGCGCGGTCGTCGCCGAGGTCCGGGCGCTCGTGGCGCCGCGCCGCGGGCCGGCGGCGGTGGCGCTCCTCACGCTGCTGCTCGCCGCGGCCGCCGGCCTGGCCGTCCCGCTGCTGCTCGGCGAGGTCGTGGACCGCGTGACGGACGGCGACGGCCCCGGGGCGGTGACGACACCGGTCGTCCTGCTCGCGGGCGCCGCGGTCGCGCAGGCCGTCCTGACCGGCGTGGGCATGGTGCTCGTCGCGCGGGTGACCCAGCCGATGCTGGCGGCGCTGCGCGAGCGGGTGGTCGACCGCGTCCTGCGCCTGCCGGCCGACCGGGTCGAGCGCGCCGGGCGCGGCGACCTGCTCTCGCGGGTCGGCGACGACGTGGGCGTCGTCTCGCAGGCGGTCGTCGAGGCACTGCCGCCGCTGGCGGGTGCCGGGCTGAGCGTCGTGCTGACCTTCGGCGGCCTGCTGGCGATCGACCCGCGCCTCGGGCTCGCGGCGATGCTCGCGGTCCCGGTGCAGGTCGCCGCCGTGCGCTGGTACGTCCCGCGGGCGACGCCGGTGTACGGCGACGAGCGCGTCGTCAGCGGCGCGCGGGCGCAGACGCTGCTCGAGGTCGTCGCGGGGGCGCGGACGGTCCGGGCGCTCGGGCTGAGCCGCGGCGAGCTCGCGCGCGTCGAGCAGCGCTCGCTGGCGGGCGTCGACGCGGTCGTGCGGTCGATGCGCGTCGGCACGTCGTTCGGCTCCCGGCTCAACGGCGCCGAGCTCGTGGGCACCGCGGCGGTGCTCGTCGCGGGCTTCCTGCTCGTCGACGCCGAGGCGCTGTCGGTCGGCGGCGCGACGGCCGGCGCGCTGCTCTTCATCCGGACCTTCGACCAGTTCAACGTCGTGCTGGGAGCGATCGACGAGGCCCAGCGCGCGATCGCCGGCCTGTCGCGCCTGGTCGGCGTGACGCTCGTGCCGGTGCCGTCCGAGCCCGTCGACCCTCCCGCGCCGCGGGGCGCGGCGGTGCGCCTGCGCGGCGTGCGCCACCAATACGCCGACGACGCGCCCGAGGTCCTGCACGGGGTCGACCTCGACGTCGCGGCCGGGGAGCGCGTGGCGCTCGTCGGCCTCTCCGGCGCGGGCAAGACGACGCTCGCGAAGGTCGTCGCGGGCTTCCACGCCCCGACCGCCGGCACGGTGCAGGTGGGCGGCGTCGCGCTCGCGGACCTCGGCCCGACGGCGACCCGCCACGCGGTGGCGCTGGTCACGCAGGAGGTCCACGTCTTCGCCGGCACGCTCGCCGACGACCTGCGCCTCGCCGCGCCCGCCGCCGACACCGCCGCCCTCGAGGCGGCCCTGGAGCAGGCCGGGGCGCTGGACTGGGCGCGCGCCCTGCCCGACGGCCTGGACACCGTCGTCGGCACCGGCGGGGTCGCCCTCACGCCGGCCCAGGCCCAGCAGGTCGCCCTCGCCCGTCTCGCGCTCGCCGACCCGCCGGTCGCCGTCCTGGACGAGGCGACGGCCGAGGCCGGCAGCGCCGGCGCCCGCGTCCTCGAGGCCGCCGCCGACCGCGTCCTGGCCGGTCGCACCGCGCTGGTCGTCGCCCACCGCCTCACCCAGGCCGCCCGCGCCGACCGCGTCGTCGTCCTCGAGGCCGGCCGCGTGGTCGAGGACGGCCCGCACGACGCGCTCGTCGCGACGGGCGGGCGCTACGCGGACCTGTGGGCGGCGTGGTCGGCCGCCCGCGGCTGA